A genomic segment from Limosilactobacillus sp. encodes:
- a CDS encoding Cof-type HAD-IIB family hydrolase, translated as MTIRAVATDIDGTFLTNNRDYDRPLFQRVYQEMNDQGIRFIVASGDQYYFLRSLFPAEADQLAFVAENGVLTIDKGTELYCGRLTPENALAVWQYVSQLPGVHGVICGRKSAYVMKDAPQGFKRGMRKFYTRVREISTFADIQDDLIFKFALTVPPTRLREISHAIDTRFAGVIRATASGYGAIDLIIPGMDKSYGLKLLLDRWGLDPAELAVFGDGENDLEMFELAGTSYAMGNAPANVQRAASQVIGTNDDQAVLHQLAHILEK; from the coding sequence ATGACAATTCGTGCGGTAGCAACCGACATTGACGGAACCTTTTTGACGAACAACCGGGACTACGACCGGCCGCTGTTTCAGCGGGTCTACCAGGAAATGAACGATCAGGGGATTCGGTTCATCGTGGCCAGCGGGGACCAGTACTATTTCCTACGCAGCCTTTTCCCGGCGGAGGCCGATCAATTGGCCTTCGTGGCGGAGAACGGGGTTCTGACGATTGATAAAGGCACGGAACTGTACTGTGGTCGCTTGACCCCGGAGAATGCTCTGGCGGTCTGGCAATATGTTTCTCAGCTGCCGGGCGTTCACGGCGTCATTTGCGGTCGCAAGAGCGCCTACGTGATGAAGGACGCACCCCAGGGTTTCAAGCGGGGGATGCGGAAGTTCTATACCCGCGTTCGTGAGATCAGCACCTTTGCGGACATTCAGGATGACCTGATCTTCAAATTTGCCCTGACGGTACCGCCGACCCGGCTGCGGGAGATTTCCCACGCCATCGATACTCGCTTCGCCGGGGTCATCCGGGCCACGGCCAGCGGTTACGGGGCAATCGATTTAATCATCCCGGGGATGGATAAGTCGTACGGACTCAAGCTCCTCCTCGACCGGTGGGGACTTGATCCCGCGGAATTGGCGGTCTTCGGTGATGGTGAAAACGACCTGGAGATGTTTGAACTGGCCGGAACCAGTTACGCGATGGGGAACGCTCCGGCCAATGTTCAGCGGGCGGCCAGCCAGGTAATCGGCACGAACGATGACCAGGCCGTCCTGCACCAGTTGGCCCACATTCTAGAGAAGTAA
- a CDS encoding sensor histidine kinase: MTYINLINPFVLTPSLGFLIVWAVKICVFYPLTFWGTFKHLGQRRVPFVLYLVIAVVAFFLPFNFLLNDYLLITLMISLYYFFANHSGETLTDLVATFSFSALLDYFAFLIGSYGLSICKVLFSFNGTTFYYLLVNLLVLICYGIALLMVCALRPFFQRYLARLHGQHILAEWLLSLGFLPLSYYLYYAQYHRYLMQSPTMLTGAAFHRASPVQIGVIAILEVIIYVLVVLLIMELVSRYLANRDRANFADYRLASLTRYTSQLEVMNDDLRRFRHDYKNILYSLTSALETNNLDFAKRSLAQLSAATNKSIDVPTGIIGPLKNIQDAGLKAVIFNKISTAMEKKIDLQIEIVDPIDFNQTMEPVDTIRIVAILLDNAIKAAASAPQPRINLSLYENEFAQFIVVGNSTAQQVDLATLDHFSQTVSIIGNHHLGLRNLRIILARYPDASNDRRADPHWFEQRIIIPKRQETTN, from the coding sequence ATGACATATATTAACCTGATTAATCCCTTCGTCTTGACGCCCTCACTCGGTTTCTTAATCGTCTGGGCCGTCAAGATTTGTGTTTTTTATCCACTGACCTTCTGGGGCACCTTTAAGCACCTGGGGCAACGTCGCGTGCCCTTTGTCCTCTACCTGGTCATTGCCGTAGTCGCCTTTTTCCTACCATTTAATTTCTTATTAAACGACTATCTGCTGATCACTCTGATGATCAGTCTTTACTATTTTTTTGCCAACCACTCCGGTGAGACCCTCACTGACCTGGTTGCCACCTTTTCTTTCAGTGCCCTCCTCGACTACTTTGCCTTTTTGATCGGCTCATACGGTCTCAGCATCTGCAAGGTCCTTTTTTCTTTCAACGGCACCACGTTTTACTACCTCTTAGTCAATTTGCTCGTTCTGATCTGCTACGGCATCGCATTGCTGATGGTGTGCGCCCTGCGACCATTTTTCCAGCGCTACCTAGCACGCCTGCACGGCCAGCACATCCTCGCCGAATGGCTCCTCAGTCTTGGCTTTTTGCCGCTGAGTTACTATCTTTACTACGCCCAGTACCACCGCTACCTCATGCAGTCACCGACCATGTTGACCGGTGCCGCCTTCCATCGTGCTTCACCCGTCCAAATTGGGGTGATCGCAATCCTTGAGGTCATCATTTACGTCTTGGTGGTACTGCTCATTATGGAACTGGTCAGCCGCTACCTGGCTAACCGGGACCGGGCCAACTTTGCCGACTACCGGCTGGCAAGTTTGACCCGCTACACCAGCCAGCTCGAGGTGATGAATGATGACCTGCGCCGTTTTCGTCACGATTATAAGAATATTCTCTACAGCCTCACTAGTGCTCTGGAGACCAACAATCTCGACTTCGCCAAGCGCTCCCTCGCCCAGCTGTCCGCCGCGACCAACAAAAGCATTGATGTGCCGACCGGAATTATCGGGCCGCTGAAAAACATTCAGGACGCCGGGCTTAAAGCCGTTATCTTTAACAAAATCTCAACAGCCATGGAAAAAAAGATCGATCTGCAAATCGAAATTGTCGACCCGATCGACTTCAACCAGACCATGGAGCCCGTCGACACCATTCGAATCGTCGCCATCCTGCTCGACAATGCAATCAAGGCCGCAGCATCCGCTCCACAGCCACGGATCAACCTCAGCCTGTACGAAAACGAGTTTGCCCAATTCATCGTCGTCGGCAACTCCACCGCCCAGCAGGTTGACCTGGCCACACTCGACCACTTCAGCCAAACGGTCAGCATCATCGGCAACCACCACCTCGGACTGCGCAACCTGCGGATCATCCTCGCCCGCTACCCCGACGCCAGCAACGACCGCCGTGCAGATCCACACTGGTTTGAGCAGCGGATTATTATTCCGAAGCGACAAGAGACGACTAACTGA
- a CDS encoding DNA-binding response regulator yields MNVFVLEDQWIEQQYLRKVLERIRTRLHLTSFNITAWSSVAEVIANLPAPSVHNVYLLDLEVDGDKKAGLKLSQLIRQNDILATIIFITVHDEFLPTTYSYRTEALDFIAKDQDNIEDRLYKDFQFAVEKINHGPQPRLVFKTAAGYLRIDFANILYLEPNPANSHQALLHTVDHQMITVSGTLNELEKQFQTLFRSHRHFLINPTLVVSVNLGNHTLHFKGETRDYPFSRLRTKELLKSLKQLNQPFQII; encoded by the coding sequence ATGAATGTTTTTGTTTTAGAGGACCAGTGGATTGAACAGCAATACCTCAGAAAGGTCCTGGAGCGGATTAGAACGCGACTCCACCTCACATCCTTTAATATCACCGCTTGGTCGTCGGTCGCGGAGGTGATTGCCAACCTGCCCGCACCCAGTGTCCATAACGTCTACTTGTTGGATTTGGAAGTCGATGGCGACAAAAAAGCCGGCCTTAAACTCAGCCAGCTGATTCGCCAAAACGATATTTTGGCCACCATTATTTTCATCACCGTTCACGACGAGTTTCTTCCCACAACCTACAGCTACCGGACCGAGGCCCTGGACTTCATCGCCAAGGATCAGGACAACATCGAGGACCGTCTCTATAAGGACTTTCAGTTCGCGGTGGAAAAGATCAATCACGGTCCCCAACCACGACTGGTCTTCAAGACGGCCGCGGGCTATTTGCGGATTGACTTTGCCAACATTCTCTATCTCGAGCCCAATCCCGCCAATTCGCATCAGGCCCTGCTGCATACCGTTGACCACCAGATGATCACGGTCAGTGGAACCCTGAACGAACTGGAAAAGCAATTTCAGACGCTCTTCCGCTCTCACCGGCATTTCCTGATCAACCCAACCCTGGTGGTTTCGGTCAACCTTGGCAATCACACCCTCCACTTCAAGGGCGAGACGCGTGACTACCCGTTCTCACGGCTGCGCACCAAGGAGCTCTTAAAGAGCCTTAAGCAGCTCAACCAGCCGTTCCAGATCATTTAG
- a CDS encoding zinc ribbon domain-containing protein, which yields MDHDLSVTCPRCGKLNVIGSRQCSNCGAPLPQPRKKASPTHRLSRRGLAMMATFGIILALVVLGVIIQDNQPLSYSTFLNSAPQEVELLDQHRRVVSKFYLIGAKKKATATGIDGTAALVSHLRTDNDYRRARQVQYVDNRANGTFTLKASPTMVLNCQTKTGKLKYSGRCYVTDKPSIRYFRWLNSSGGVTK from the coding sequence ATGGATCATGATCTTAGCGTTACCTGCCCACGCTGCGGCAAATTAAACGTCATTGGCAGCCGGCAGTGCAGCAATTGCGGCGCTCCCCTCCCCCAGCCAAGAAAAAAGGCCAGCCCCACGCACCGTCTTTCGCGGCGTGGGCTGGCAATGATGGCAACCTTTGGGATTATTTTGGCGCTGGTAGTTTTGGGAGTAATCATTCAAGACAACCAACCGCTCTCCTACTCCACCTTCCTCAACTCCGCACCCCAGGAGGTCGAGCTGCTTGATCAGCACCGGCGGGTCGTTTCAAAATTTTACTTGATCGGCGCCAAAAAGAAGGCGACTGCGACCGGAATTGACGGCACGGCGGCGCTGGTTTCTCATCTGCGAACGGATAACGATTACCGGCGGGCGCGACAAGTTCAGTACGTTGATAATCGAGCCAACGGTACCTTTACCCTTAAGGCCTCGCCGACAATGGTGCTGAACTGCCAGACGAAAACGGGAAAATTGAAATACAGTGGGCGGTGTTACGTCACCGACAAGCCTTCAATTCGTTACTTTCGCTGGCTAAACAGCAGTGGTGGCGTGACTAAATGA
- the brnQ gene encoding branched-chain amino acid transport system II carrier protein yields the protein MNRFKTASKTYLVIGSLIFGMIFGAGNLVFPVHLGQLAGRNWLPAAAGFILSGVLLPLFALLAISITRSRGLFELALPVGPWFALIFLLLVHATIGPFCATPRSATVPYAIGVAPYLSAAMQPWGLALYTGAFFLLVYFFATREGKITEIIGKVLNPVFLVMLFVIFLLAFIWPMGKLSTPQPTTAYVHHAFTSGFLQGYNTMDAFAMLVFGVTIVVAVSQMGFKGSKAVSLATTKGGLIGCLGVGIMYLGLIYLGTTSRHHFAIAENGGTTLNQVAHYYMGDFGNALLLTLATITCMTTAMGLVIAFSQDFHERFPRISYKAFLRMNCLLSFAIANLGLDKIVLWSTPVLMLLYPLAIVLVLLGMFSPFFGNAPIVYRSALLFTFVPAIFDMVNSFPPVLRKLRGSQDLISFANHCLPLYDLGLGWLPFALVGTVFGLLCWRLTPRRQ from the coding sequence ATGAATAGATTCAAAACGGCGAGTAAGACCTACCTGGTCATCGGCTCACTGATTTTTGGGATGATCTTCGGCGCCGGCAACCTGGTTTTCCCGGTCCACTTGGGGCAACTGGCCGGAAGAAACTGGCTGCCGGCCGCGGCGGGCTTTATCCTCTCTGGGGTTCTGCTTCCGCTCTTTGCCCTATTGGCGATCAGCATCACCCGGTCACGGGGCCTCTTTGAGCTGGCCCTGCCGGTCGGCCCCTGGTTTGCCCTGATTTTTCTCCTGCTGGTTCACGCCACGATCGGGCCGTTTTGCGCCACGCCCCGTTCCGCAACGGTTCCCTATGCCATTGGGGTGGCCCCCTACCTGAGCGCGGCAATGCAGCCCTGGGGTCTGGCTCTTTACACCGGGGCCTTTTTCCTCCTGGTCTACTTCTTTGCGACGCGGGAGGGGAAGATCACCGAGATCATCGGCAAGGTCTTGAATCCGGTCTTCCTGGTGATGCTCTTCGTGATTTTCCTGCTAGCCTTCATCTGGCCGATGGGGAAGCTGTCAACGCCGCAGCCGACGACGGCCTACGTGCACCACGCCTTTACCAGTGGCTTCTTGCAGGGCTATAACACTATGGATGCCTTTGCCATGTTGGTCTTCGGGGTGACGATCGTCGTGGCCGTTTCCCAGATGGGCTTTAAGGGCAGCAAGGCGGTTTCCCTTGCCACCACCAAGGGCGGTCTGATCGGTTGCCTGGGAGTTGGAATCATGTACCTCGGCCTGATCTACCTGGGGACCACCAGCCGGCACCACTTTGCGATCGCTGAAAACGGGGGAACGACGCTCAACCAGGTTGCCCATTACTACATGGGGGACTTCGGCAACGCCCTCCTGCTGACGCTGGCGACGATCACCTGCATGACGACGGCGATGGGGCTAGTAATTGCCTTTTCTCAGGATTTCCACGAGCGGTTCCCGAGGATCTCTTACAAGGCCTTTTTACGGATGAACTGCCTGTTGTCCTTTGCAATCGCTAATTTGGGACTGGACAAGATCGTTCTCTGGTCGACGCCGGTGCTGATGCTGCTCTATCCGCTGGCGATCGTCCTCGTTTTGCTGGGGATGTTTTCACCCTTCTTCGGCAACGCCCCAATCGTTTACCGAAGTGCCCTGCTCTTCACCTTCGTACCGGCCATTTTCGACATGGTCAATTCTTTCCCGCCGGTGCTCCGGAAATTGAGGGGCAGCCAGGACTTGATCAGCTTTGCCAACCACTGCCTGCCGCTTTATGACTTGGGGCTGGGTTGGCTGCCATTTGCCCTGGTCGGCACCGTTTTCGGATTGCTTTGCTGGCGGCTAACTCCTCGGCGGCAGTAG
- a CDS encoding ROK family protein, whose protein sequence is MQRQYLSIDVGGTAIKSAVIDHSGNIIVKKRVDTPHQKGPFLHALTTIIDRQPIAAALCVSVPGIVNPVTGEVRFTGALGFMGEFALADYLRRYAGRPVYVGNDANCATLAEMWLGNLTGVANGAVITLGTSVGGGMVINGQLLHGPHFRAGELSAIINNADFADPHTATVGASTSAVRMIMAVAQACYLPDPKDGRRAFLEINRHNPAAWKIFSDFCRKVAVLIVNIQAVVDLDRVLLGGGISAQPVLITEVKRQFRQLQAQDRRLHDDIQMPAIMAAHFGNEANLLGALYGLLLKIEEE, encoded by the coding sequence ATGCAGCGGCAATACTTGAGCATCGACGTGGGTGGAACGGCAATTAAGAGCGCCGTCATCGACCACTCGGGCAACATCATTGTTAAAAAACGGGTGGACACGCCACACCAGAAGGGCCCGTTCCTGCACGCCCTGACGACGATTATTGATCGCCAGCCGATTGCTGCGGCCCTCTGCGTCAGCGTGCCCGGCATCGTCAATCCCGTGACGGGCGAGGTCCGGTTTACCGGTGCCCTGGGCTTCATGGGTGAATTTGCCCTGGCGGACTACTTGCGGCGCTATGCGGGCCGGCCGGTCTATGTCGGCAACGATGCCAACTGCGCCACCTTGGCCGAGATGTGGCTGGGCAACCTCACGGGGGTGGCCAACGGGGCCGTGATCACCCTGGGAACCTCGGTGGGTGGCGGCATGGTGATCAACGGCCAGCTACTGCACGGGCCCCACTTCCGCGCGGGTGAGCTGAGCGCGATCATCAATAACGCCGACTTCGCCGATCCCCACACGGCAACGGTGGGGGCCAGTACATCGGCGGTGCGGATGATCATGGCGGTCGCCCAGGCCTGCTATTTGCCCGACCCGAAAGATGGTCGCCGGGCCTTTCTCGAGATCAACCGCCACAACCCGGCGGCTTGGAAAATCTTCAGCGACTTTTGCCGGAAGGTGGCAGTCCTGATCGTCAACATCCAGGCGGTGGTCGACCTGGACCGGGTCCTGCTCGGCGGGGGGATCAGTGCCCAGCCGGTTTTAATCACGGAGGTCAAGCGCCAGTTTCGGCAGTTGCAGGCCCAGGACCGGCGCCTTCATGACGACATTCAGATGCCCGCAATCATGGCGGCCCATTTTGGGAACGAGGCCAACCTGCTGGGCGCCCTGTATGGTCTGCTGTTGAAGATTGAGGAGGAATAA
- a CDS encoding universal stress protein, protein MANDFQYHNIMVAVDGSQATSQVLDAAIDSALRNNAHLDILNVTQVDQITDGYSNAVLSEKQTFDAVHTTRERLDDLKAKAEKAGLSDVSIHIRFGNPKRVIAREFPKDHHNDLIVMGTTGLSGVERFVLGSVTNYVNRNALCDVMVVQVKKQK, encoded by the coding sequence ATGGCAAACGACTTCCAATACCACAACATCATGGTCGCCGTCGACGGTTCCCAGGCCACCAGCCAGGTGCTTGACGCCGCCATCGACAGCGCCCTGCGCAACAACGCCCACCTCGACATCTTAAACGTCACCCAGGTCGACCAGATCACCGATGGCTACAGCAACGCCGTCCTCAGCGAAAAGCAGACCTTCGATGCCGTCCACACCACCCGGGAACGGCTCGACGACCTGAAGGCCAAAGCCGAAAAGGCCGGGCTCAGCGACGTCAGCATTCACATCCGGTTTGGTAACCCCAAGCGGGTCATCGCGCGGGAATTTCCGAAGGACCACCACAATGATCTGATCGTGATGGGCACCACCGGCCTGTCCGGCGTGGAACGCTTCGTGCTCGGTTCGGTTACCAACTACGTCAACCGGAACGCTCTCTGCGACGTGATGGTCGTCCAGGTCAAGAAACAAAAGTAA
- a CDS encoding cation:proton antiporter, whose translation MLLSSITIVSAAVFASILAGFIPRLSINYVCMLFGVLIVVIAPLNHLVTRFDAGLFMYIVAPLIYFEGQTTRLNAVRQSIGKIIGTAIVLVVAAMAISGSLLTLWGVPAALAFLIAALSTPTDATATAAVSTGLIVPKRQNDLLKMESLFNDASGIILITACTLWIQNGAFQYQWTILHFFTAAIGGILIGIAAALVMITFRRGLQQLNSWAANAQNMLFIATPFVVYYLAEELHVSGIIAVVCAGLMQNSESASSRFIHPRQYHNGLVLMGMLQELLNNMVFVILGIIVSRVVYKDLVTQSYSGRWLLIGLALYIVNVIVRYLYGRLVTMTRRGSLIFALGGVRGAVTLALVYSVAASVSAHQFNQVILVETLVVLLSMIVPSLLFPFLLEHDISEKETARRIVSIKEKMVEEGIKAIEKIYLPPTIRANVLYDLRDQQSNNSFKKFWQHWLHTSRQPELSPGEKEMEQRALRWAFRAEREYLDMISQKENLRDYVYQLYNGVLLAESILIDPDNELR comes from the coding sequence ATGCTCCTTTCTTCCATCACCATCGTCAGCGCGGCCGTCTTTGCCAGCATCCTCGCCGGCTTCATTCCGCGCCTGTCCATCAACTACGTCTGCATGCTCTTCGGGGTCCTGATCGTCGTCATCGCACCGCTCAACCACCTGGTGACCCGCTTTGACGCCGGGCTCTTCATGTACATCGTGGCACCCCTGATTTACTTTGAGGGGCAAACCACCCGGCTCAATGCCGTTCGCCAATCAATTGGCAAGATCATCGGCACCGCGATCGTCCTGGTCGTCGCCGCCATGGCCATTTCCGGCTCCCTCCTTACGCTCTGGGGAGTGCCCGCAGCCCTGGCTTTCCTGATTGCCGCCCTGAGCACCCCCACCGATGCCACCGCGACCGCAGCCGTTTCGACCGGTCTAATCGTGCCAAAGCGGCAAAATGATCTGCTCAAGATGGAGTCGCTCTTCAACGACGCCTCCGGAATCATCCTGATCACCGCCTGCACCCTCTGGATCCAAAACGGGGCCTTCCAGTACCAGTGGACCATTCTCCACTTCTTTACGGCAGCGATCGGCGGCATCTTGATCGGGATCGCGGCGGCCCTGGTAATGATCACCTTCCGCCGGGGCCTGCAGCAGCTGAATTCCTGGGCGGCCAACGCCCAAAACATGCTCTTCATTGCGACCCCCTTCGTCGTCTACTACTTGGCGGAGGAACTCCATGTTTCGGGGATCATCGCGGTGGTCTGCGCCGGATTGATGCAAAACAGCGAAAGCGCCAGCTCCCGTTTCATTCACCCGCGTCAGTACCACAATGGGCTTGTCTTGATGGGGATGCTCCAAGAGCTGTTGAACAACATGGTCTTCGTCATTCTCGGCATCATCGTCTCCCGGGTCGTTTATAAGGACCTTGTCACCCAAAGCTACAGCGGCAGGTGGCTGCTAATCGGTCTGGCCCTTTACATTGTTAACGTCATCGTTCGTTATCTCTACGGACGCCTGGTTACCATGACCCGGCGCGGCAGCCTCATTTTTGCCCTCGGCGGGGTCCGGGGCGCCGTCACACTGGCCCTGGTCTACTCGGTTGCCGCCAGTGTCAGTGCTCATCAGTTCAACCAGGTCATCCTGGTGGAAACACTGGTTGTCCTCCTAAGCATGATCGTGCCGTCCCTGCTTTTCCCCTTCCTGCTCGAACACGACATTTCCGAGAAGGAGACTGCCCGCCGAATCGTCAGCATCAAGGAAAAGATGGTTGAAGAGGGAATTAAGGCCATCGAAAAGATCTACCTGCCACCGACAATCCGCGCCAACGTTCTCTACGACCTGCGTGATCAGCAGTCGAACAACTCCTTTAAGAAGTTTTGGCAGCACTGGCTCCACACTAGTCGCCAGCCGGAGCTCTCACCCGGCGAAAAGGAAATGGAGCAGCGGGCCTTGCGCTGGGCCTTCCGGGCGGAGCGGGAATACCTGGACATGATCTCGCAAAAGGAAAATCTTCGTGACTATGTTTACCAACTCTATAACGGCGTTCTGCTGGCCGAATCGATCCTGATTGATCCCGACAACGAGCTGCGTTAA
- a CDS encoding elongation factor G, translated as MKKIVTGIIAHVDAGKTTLSEALLFKTGALRKLGRVDKGDAFLDPDQLEKQRGITIYSHEAQFNYQDLGITLLDTPGHIDFVAQTEQVLQVLDYAILVIDATSGLTGSTTSLWRLLERYQVPTFIFINKVDSVGADPQAVLDQLQSRFSAGCLPFDSPLASGTIEDIASQDEKALTEYLENGKLTDATIQRLIKQRLVFPCYRGSALKLTGIDQFLAGLKRWTLPFVAHQKFGARVFKISHDGNDRLTWVRVTGGKLRAKAELADGQKADQLRDYNGRKFTIQQEVAPGDVCAIAGPSATFPGQGLGSERDQDQVQFQPVLTYAVDPRGNDIHHCLVALRQLADEDPQLRVSWSEHLQEIHVNLMGTVQLEILQQLLDQRFGLQLDFDQGQILYKETITGPVEGVGHFEPLRHYAEVHLLLEPGKAGSGVQVANTCRTDVLSHNWQEQIMTSLGAKEHLGVLIGAPLTDVKITLVGGRGSIVHSVGGDFREATWRAVRQGLMELRAQGKCQLLEPRYRYRLTLPQEMVGRAINDIQKMHGSFELSADGALTTITGTAPVATMRDYQQEVRNYTHGQGQLECIVAGYQPCHDAAAVVKQHAYDPVADLANTPDSVFCAHGAGYPVRWNRLPEMAHFPYQKK; from the coding sequence GTGAAGAAAATCGTTACCGGCATTATCGCCCACGTCGACGCCGGTAAGACCACCCTTTCGGAGGCCCTCCTGTTCAAGACCGGAGCCCTGCGCAAACTCGGCCGGGTTGACAAGGGAGATGCCTTCCTCGATCCCGACCAGTTGGAAAAGCAGCGTGGCATCACCATTTACTCGCACGAGGCCCAGTTTAATTACCAGGATCTCGGAATTACCCTGCTCGACACGCCCGGTCACATCGACTTCGTGGCCCAGACCGAACAGGTCCTCCAGGTCTTGGACTACGCAATTCTTGTGATCGACGCCACCAGCGGGTTGACCGGCAGCACGACCAGTCTCTGGCGGCTGCTCGAGCGCTACCAGGTGCCGACGTTTATCTTCATCAACAAGGTTGACAGCGTGGGAGCGGATCCCCAGGCGGTACTCGACCAACTGCAAAGCCGCTTCTCCGCTGGTTGCCTTCCCTTCGATTCACCGCTAGCCTCCGGAACCATCGAGGACATTGCCAGTCAGGACGAGAAAGCCCTCACCGAGTACCTAGAAAACGGTAAATTGACGGACGCGACGATCCAGCGCCTGATCAAGCAGCGGTTGGTCTTTCCGTGCTACCGCGGCTCGGCCCTCAAGCTCACCGGGATCGACCAATTCCTGGCGGGATTGAAGCGTTGGACGCTGCCTTTTGTGGCTCACCAGAAATTCGGTGCCCGGGTCTTCAAGATTTCCCATGACGGTAACGACCGCCTGACCTGGGTCCGGGTCACCGGCGGGAAACTCCGGGCTAAGGCCGAATTGGCAGACGGGCAAAAGGCCGATCAGCTGCGGGACTATAACGGCCGCAAGTTTACCATCCAACAGGAGGTCGCACCTGGGGACGTCTGCGCCATCGCCGGACCGAGCGCGACCTTTCCCGGTCAGGGGCTCGGGAGCGAGCGGGACCAGGATCAGGTCCAATTTCAGCCGGTCCTGACCTACGCCGTTGATCCCCGGGGCAACGATATTCACCACTGCCTGGTCGCCCTGCGGCAGTTGGCCGACGAGGATCCCCAACTGCGGGTTTCCTGGAGCGAACACCTCCAGGAAATCCACGTCAACCTGATGGGAACGGTCCAGCTGGAAATCCTCCAGCAGCTGCTCGATCAGCGTTTCGGACTTCAGCTCGACTTTGATCAGGGGCAGATCCTGTATAAGGAGACCATCACCGGTCCGGTCGAGGGCGTGGGACATTTCGAACCCCTGCGCCACTATGCGGAGGTCCACTTGCTGCTGGAACCGGGCAAGGCCGGTAGTGGCGTGCAAGTGGCCAATACCTGCCGGACCGACGTGCTCAGCCACAACTGGCAGGAGCAAATTATGACCAGCCTGGGAGCCAAGGAGCACCTGGGCGTCCTGATCGGGGCCCCGCTGACCGACGTCAAGATCACCCTGGTCGGCGGCCGCGGCAGCATCGTCCACTCGGTCGGCGGTGACTTTCGCGAGGCTACCTGGCGGGCGGTCCGCCAGGGGCTAATGGAGCTGCGGGCCCAGGGCAAGTGCCAGCTGTTGGAGCCGCGCTACCGTTACCGGTTGACCCTGCCCCAGGAAATGGTCGGCCGGGCGATCAATGATATCCAAAAGATGCACGGCAGCTTCGAACTATCAGCCGACGGCGCGTTGACCACCATTACCGGCACGGCCCCGGTGGCCACAATGCGTGACTACCAGCAGGAGGTTCGCAACTACACCCATGGACAGGGGCAGCTCGAATGCATCGTGGCCGGCTACCAGCCCTGTCACGACGCGGCGGCTGTTGTTAAACAGCACGCCTACGATCCGGTGGCCGACCTCGCCAACACCCCGGACTCGGTCTTCTGTGCCCACGGCGCCGGCTACCCCGTTCGCTGGAACCGGCTGCCGGAGATGGCGCACTTTCCATACCAGAAGAAATAG